In the genome of Dermacentor andersoni chromosome 3, qqDerAnde1_hic_scaffold, whole genome shotgun sequence, one region contains:
- the LOC126540117 gene encoding ketosamine-3-kinase-like, which yields MEARIKEALKTTKLRATGRGGSGCINEGEAFETDDGEVFIKRNSKSQARTMFDGEFAALKAILETETVRVPKPYVVVDNPAGGAALVMECVRMRQLSRHSELLGKQLASMHLHNSRKRDEGSSVHGSRNESGYVDQFGFGTTTCCGYLPLDNSWHDDWLEFYCRQRIDAQVRMAQEKYHDREAPELWSQLVHKVPSFFEGLEIEPALIHGDLWGGNVAEYEDGPIIFDPASYYGHAEFELSIAKLFGGFDAKFYSAYFKVIPKAPGFEKRLDFYHLFHYLNHWNHFGGGYRSSSLSTMRRLLK from the exons ATGGAGGCGAGGATTAAGGAAGCGTTGAAAACGACGAAACTCCGCGCTACCGGCCGCGGAGGCAGCGGCTGCATCAACGAAGGCGAAGCTTTCGAAACCGATGACGGCGAAGTGTTTATTAAGAGAAATTCGAAATCGCAG GCACGGACGATGTTTGATGGCGAGTTCGCGGCCTTGAAGGCTATACTGGAGACCGAGACCGTCAGAGTCCCGAAGCCGTACGTG GTGGTTGACAACCCCGCTGGTGGTGCTGCCCTGGTTATGGAGTGCGTGCGGATGCGCCAATTGAGTCGCCACTCCGAGCTCCTGGGAAAGCAGCTGGCAAG catgcatttgcacaaCAGTCGCAAACGAGACGAGGGCAGCTCAGTGCATGGCTCCCGAAATGAGTCTGGCTATGTGGACCAGTTTGGCTTTGGgaccaccacctgctgtgggtacCTGCCGCTGGATAATAGCTGGCACGATGACTGGTTG GAATTCTATTGCCGGCAGCGCATTGACGCCCAGGTGAGAATGGCTCAAGAGAAGTACCATGACCGTGAGGCACCTGAACTGTGGTCTCAGCTAGTCCACAAGGTGCCGTCATTTTTTGAGGGCCTGGAAATTGAGCCCGCCCTCATTCACGGTGACCTCTGGGGTGGAAATGTGGCTGAATACGAGGATGGACCGA TTATATTTGACCCAGCATCATACTACGGACATGCTGAGTTTGAGCTGTCTATAGCAAAACTGTTTGGCGGCTTTGATGCAAAATTCTACTCGGCCTACTTCAAGGTTATACCCAAGGCACCAGGCTTTGAGAAGAGGCTTGACTTCTACCATCTCTTCCACTACCTCAACCACTG GAACCATTTTGGTGGTGGCTACCGCAGCTCTTCACTGTCCACGATGAGGCGCCTCCTGAAATAA